From Pristiophorus japonicus isolate sPriJap1 chromosome 7, sPriJap1.hap1, whole genome shotgun sequence, one genomic window encodes:
- the LOC139266665 gene encoding histone H2B 1/2-like, whose amino-acid sequence MADDKKTVAKKGGKKTIIKVPPKGSKKCRKWRKESYSIYIYKVMKQVHPETDSASKAMGIMNSFVNDIFECIAVEASRLAHSNKRCTIISRESQTIVRLLPGELAKHAVSEGTKAVSKYTSSK is encoded by the coding sequence ATGGCTGACGACAAGAAAACAGTTGCCAAGAAAGGCGGCAAGAAAACCATCATTAAAGTGCCTCCGAAGGGCAGCAAGAAGTGCAGAAaatggaggaaggagagttactccatctacatctacaaagtgatgaagcaggttcaccccgaaacCGACAgcgcctccaaggccatgggcatcatgaactcgtttgtgaacgatatttttgaGTGCATCGCggttgaggcttcccgcctggcccattccaACAAGCGCTGCACCATCATTTCCCGGGAGAGTCAGACCATTGTGCGCCtgttgcccggggagctggccaagcacgccgtgtcggaagggacaaaggcagtatccaagtacaccagctccaagtaa